In the genome of Oscillospiraceae bacterium, the window CGAGGCCGATAAGATCACTTCGATTTCGTCGGGGACCGCTGATATTGCCAACCCGGTCGGCAGCAAAACCAATTTTGAAGCGATCCGACAGATCAATAACGGCGAACTGGACGGCGCTGTCATCATAACGGATTCCGTGGACTATCTCGGCTATGGTTATATCGGTATGAACGCCGACACGGTCAACGTCGGCGGAGACCCCTCTTCCGAGGCCTCCAAGAATCTGAGAAAAGGACTTGCAACCCTGTTTTCCGTCTACCGCGATGTGGCCGTCAACAGCTTCTTCGGCGATTCAGCTGCGGTCATCAACTACCCGATTTCCAACACCTCCTGGGCCGCTCCTCAAAAATCGGATGCGGATTATCAAACGGCGTTCTCTAAAGACATTGATGGGAATGGCATCTATGCCTCCGGCATGGATGCAGAAGCCAAATATGCCGCCGCTCTGCAGGCCGCTATCGGCTTCTTCAAAGCGGCCGGCTTTACCTTCGACGAGACCGCCGGGAAATTCACGGCGGCACCCGAAGGCGCAAAGCTCTCCTATGAAGCCCTGATTCCGGCAAACGGCGTCGGTATCCACCCGAATTTTCAGGTTCTGTCCAACACCGCTGCTGCACTCGAGACCATCGGATTTACGCTGAATATCTCCGACCCGCCGGATTCATCCGTGATTTTAAGCCAACTCGATGCCGGTACGCAGGAGATATGGGTATCGGCCTGGAGCGCTTCGATTGATCCGGATATGTACCAGATTTATCACAGTTCCTGCATTGCCGGCAACGGCGGTTCGGACACCAACTATTATCACATTGACGATCCGGATCTGGATCAATATCTCCTCGACGCCCGCAGCAGCGCAGATCAGGCTTATCGAAAGGCGACCTATAAGGCCTGTTTGGACATCATTCTCGACTGGGCGGTCGAAGTCCCCTCTTACCAGAGACAAAACATCCTCATCTTCAGCACCGAACGTGTCAATATCGATACGATCACCCCGGACATCACAACCTATTGGAGCTGGATGAACGGCATCGAGCTCCTCGAGGTTTATGAAGTTAAATAAATTCCCGATCACCCAAATCAAAAAAACCGCGCGAACGCAAAAGCGTTCGCGCGGTTTTTTTATTCAATCGTCCTCGGGATCTGTCGTGAGATCGGGAAACAGATCCAACAGGCCGTCGGCACCGAGCGGCAGTTTGTCCACCGTCGGCATTGCACCCGTCATCTCATTGGCCGAGGCCGTCGTGTTCATCGTAAAAATAGCGACGTCACGTTCCGGACTATGAGAGCGGCTGCGTTTTTTCGGATCCTTTTTCGGATCACCAATCATGAGACCAACCTCCCAGCCGAGAGTCGTTCATAGTGTTCGGCAAAGAGGAACATTTATACGCATTTGTTTTAAAATATCGACAAATTTTTATATTATTCTTTATAATTTTCCGCCTGCGAATTGAACAGTTTAAAATATAAACTGTCCTTTTTTGCCATTAAAGCCGCATGTGTGTCAAAGTCGGCCACGATACCGTCCTGGATAATCAGAATCCGGTCGCAGAAGACACTGCTCGACATCCGATGCGAGATATAAAACGCCGTCTTATCACCCACCAATTTATTAAAGTTGGCATAGATATCCGCCTCCGCCAGTGGATCGAGCGCTGAGGTCGGCTCGTCGAGAATGATAAGCGACGCGTTTTTATACAGCGCGCGGGCGATCGCCACCTTCTGACTCTCACCGCCCGATAGCTCCACACCCTCGGTCGAATAAGCCTTGCCCAGCATCGTCTTGACGCCTTTGGGCAGCGATTCGATTTTTCCTTTCAGGCCCACCTGCACCAACAGCTCGTCAATTTGACCTTCATTGGTCCCGCTGGGTTGGCAGGTGATATTTTCGTCAATGCCGAACGCGAACAGGCGGTAATCCTGAAATACCGCCGCGATGCGTGCCATGTAGCTCTCGTGATCGTATTCAAAAATGTCGGTGCCGTTGATTTTGATCGTACCCGAATCGGGCTTATACAATCGGCAGATCAGTTTGATCAGCGTCGTTTTACCCGCACCGTTCAGACCGACAATCGAGATTTTCTCGCCGCCTTTGATTTTAAACGAGATATTTTTCAATACCGGCTTTTCGCATTTGGGATAGGTAAACGTAACGTCATCAAATTCGATACTCTCGATATCGTCTTCGAAAACGGTATGCCCGCCGCTTTCTTTTTGATCGGGAATACGCATAAACTCGAAGAACGGATCGAGATAGCCGAGCATCTGATTGATCGTGATGATACTGTTGCCGAGCTGTGTGAAGGTCGTTGAAAAACTGATGGCTGACGAGACATACATGGTAAACGAGCCGAGGCCGATTTTGGGGCCTAAGCGGTCGGTGATCACGCGGATACCGACATAGCCGTAAGCCAGCGCCGCCTGCAGATCGCCGATGATACCCACCAGTCCGTTGAACCGCCCGTAACGGCGGTTGAATTTAGTGAACCAACTGTTGATATCGGCGTTATAATAGGTGATCCGGTCCGCAATCATCGGCGCCATACCGTAAAGCCGTGCGTCTTTTTGGATTTTATCGTCGAAAGTCAATCCGACATAATAGCCATAACGACGATTAACCGGAATCAGCTGTTCGAAAAACCTGAGCTGAAATTTCCTGAAACTCTGGTTGAACAAAAGCGTCGTGGCGAACGCTGCGCACAGCAGCAGTACCAACACCCAGCTTAACGTGAACATAACCGCCATCAAACCGATCAATGTCACCGCACTTTTGAGCGCAGTCGCCGCGTTGTTAATCAAATTTTCAAGTGCCGATTGGTTGCTGATGGCGAAGACGCCACGTTCTTTTAGGTCAAGATAATATGGGTCTTCAAGATAACCGTATTCGATGCTCATAATCTTATCGGCCATCGCACGCGACATACTTTGGCGCATATAGATATTTTTAACGTCGATCAATCGCTTAACCGTATTGGTTAAAAAAGCGAACAGCAGATTCCCGCCGATGATGAGACCGGCATACAACAGCAATTCCCGGGTGCGCATCTGTCCGACCAACTCGTCCACCAGAAATTTTGGCAGAATGACGTTCGCCAATATCTGACCGCCGCCGATCAGAGCATTTGCAATTAAAATGAGAATATAGGCCGGGGAGATTTTCCAAGCCAATGAGAAGAACAGCGCGAGTTTTTGAAGATTCTCGCCGCGTTTGCGTTTTTCTTTATCCATTCTCGGCGCCGCCCTCTCTGTAGTATTTCCCCTGCACCGTGAACATTTTATAGTAATTCCCGCGTTTGCGCATCAGCTCGGTGTGGTTGCCGTATTCGCTCAACCCGTCATTGTCAAACAGGGCGATTTTATCGCAAAATTTGGTGCTGGCCAGTCGATGAGAGATATAAATAGCCGTCTTTCCTTTGATCAAATGGCTGAAATCCTGATAGATTTCCGCTTCGGCCAATGCATCCAACGCCGCAGTCGGCTCGTCCATAATGACCATGTTGGCGTTTTTATAAAGTGCGCGGGCAATCGCCAGTTTCTGGCTTTCGCCGCCCGAGAGCAACGCACCGTTTTCGTCAATGATCTTCAGCATCATCTGATCCGGGCCTTTTTCAAAGCTTCCGATTTTTTCGGTAAGTCCGACCTTATCGATTGCAGCTCTCACGCGATCTTCATCGATTTCATCCGAGCGGCAGGCGATGTTCTCCTTGACGGTGAACGCAAGGATGTTGATCTCCTGAAAGACCACCGAGAACATCGACCAGAGCGCGAGACGATTATATGCATTCAAAGGCTGACCGTTAATTAAAATTTCTCCCTCCGTGACTTGAAACAACCCCAGTAATAATTTTACCAGCGTACTCTTGCCTGCACCGTTGATACCGACGATTGCAAGCCGCTCGCCTTTTTCGATTTTTAAATTCAGGTGTTGAAAGATATATCGATCCGTCTTGGGATACTTAAAGCTCACATCCTTGAATTCAATCTCAAGTGTATCGTTTTTGACCGCCGGCAGATCACCGCCTTTTTCTCCGAAATCTTTGTCCATGAAGACAAAGAAGTCATGCGCATACTGGCCTTCATTGATGACAAAAGTCACATTTTCGATCAACGTTTTTAATAATATGGATAAGGACACCATTGCGGCCAGATACATCGAGAAATCGGCAATCGACATACCAGCCCTCATTTTTACGATCAAAAGGCCGTAAGTCGCCACATCGCTGATGAGCAGCGTGAGCAGTCCGAGAAAGCCGAGCGCGTATTCCCGATTTTTGATGGATCGCCAAACATCGGTATAACCGCGAATCTCCGTCTCGAAGTTTTTTGAAATGCGATCGCGGAAATTATAAAGGCGGATATCCTTGCCATAGGAGAAATCATGTGTGGTGGTGTCATAATAACGGACACGGCGTTCGCCGTGCTTCAATTCGGAACGCTTGCCATACTGATAAAAATGCGACAGCCGCCCGATCAGATACACCGTACCGATGTTGGCGACCAAAGCGAGCAGAATCCAAAAATCCAGCATTCCGATAAAGATGATGAATGCAAGAGACGTCAGGAAAATCGCCGGGGTCTCGAACAGCTTATGATAAACGCCTTCGATTCCGTTCATGTTGCTGTTGGTGGATTCGAACGCCCTTCCGTTTTCCTCGGCAAAACTCGCATCTTCACAATATTTATAATCCATCGTCATCAGCTTGACGGCCATGTCCCGCAGATAATCGATGCGTACCATCGTCATGCGCGGATAGGTGATACCGTATACGACGTTTTTTAAAAAGCCGAACAGCGAGGCAGCCGCCAAAAAACCGGCGGCGATATATATA includes:
- a CDS encoding ABC transporter ATP-binding protein → MDKEKRKRGENLQKLALFFSLAWKISPAYILILIANALIGGGQILANVILPKFLVDELVGQMRTRELLLYAGLIIGGNLLFAFLTNTVKRLIDVKNIYMRQSMSRAMADKIMSIEYGYLEDPYYLDLKERGVFAISNQSALENLINNAATALKSAVTLIGLMAVMFTLSWVLVLLLCAAFATTLLFNQSFRKFQLRFFEQLIPVNRRYGYYVGLTFDDKIQKDARLYGMAPMIADRITYYNADINSWFTKFNRRYGRFNGLVGIIGDLQAALAYGYVGIRVITDRLGPKIGLGSFTMYVSSAISFSTTFTQLGNSIITINQMLGYLDPFFEFMRIPDQKESGGHTVFEDDIESIEFDDVTFTYPKCEKPVLKNISFKIKGGEKISIVGLNGAGKTTLIKLICRLYKPDSGTIKINGTDIFEYDHESYMARIAAVFQDYRLFAFGIDENITCQPSGTNEGQIDELLVQVGLKGKIESLPKGVKTMLGKAYSTEGVELSGGESQKVAIARALYKNASLIILDEPTSALDPLAEADIYANFNKLVGDKTAFYISHRMSSSVFCDRILIIQDGIVADFDTHAALMAKKDSLYFKLFNSQAENYKE
- a CDS encoding ABC transporter ATP-binding protein gives rise to the protein MKRDNTYPVGKTISRLLRHLGAVDKSLWGYFIMYTIFAGIYPLFSVVLPKLLIGELISENPVIIHIIYIAAGFLAAASLFGFLKNVVYGITYPRMTMVRIDYLRDMAVKLMTMDYKYCEDASFAEENGRAFESTNSNMNGIEGVYHKLFETPAIFLTSLAFIIFIGMLDFWILLALVANIGTVYLIGRLSHFYQYGKRSELKHGERRVRYYDTTTHDFSYGKDIRLYNFRDRISKNFETEIRGYTDVWRSIKNREYALGFLGLLTLLISDVATYGLLIVKMRAGMSIADFSMYLAAMVSLSILLKTLIENVTFVINEGQYAHDFFVFMDKDFGEKGGDLPAVKNDTLEIEFKDVSFKYPKTDRYIFQHLNLKIEKGERLAIVGINGAGKSTLVKLLLGLFQVTEGEILINGQPLNAYNRLALWSMFSVVFQEINILAFTVKENIACRSDEIDEDRVRAAIDKVGLTEKIGSFEKGPDQMMLKIIDENGALLSGGESQKLAIARALYKNANMVIMDEPTAALDALAEAEIYQDFSHLIKGKTAIYISHRLASTKFCDKIALFDNDGLSEYGNHTELMRKRGNYYKMFTVQGKYYREGGAENG